The following coding sequences lie in one Fusarium poae strain DAOMC 252244 chromosome 1, whole genome shotgun sequence genomic window:
- a CDS encoding hypothetical protein (TransMembrane:2 (i413-432o438-455i)), giving the protein MDRTQVIPAKSLSPGHTVILVMGITGVGKSTFISKLTGDDVGIGHDLTSYTKGIGIYSMTISDRVVYLIDTPGFNDTWRSDLEILQEVAYITSTIYRRGMNLAGVLYLHRISDNRVSGSALKNFNLLEKMCGPHAASRVFLITTMWDLTQTGKLNRREAEMRETRLSSTEEFWGKLCRQGSRTKRWQGDCGTASSIVSELLRLNDKSGFVVQRIQQELVDEGKSLAQTAAGKELLTEYEMTERKCSDEFSSIIYGERDEFTSDTSLSELRGQIQEMKAAQRQLRASLRSAFVEREKAYSKVLNQVRTEQQQLAQEVEKGRQEQKRLKADTAANATVLQEDRQSFQLQRRQVDYEERTGRLSRANANAKRQNIAKDEAESNESYQQLNLENEEQFIETEEAVEKVRKRDVLKQNLFPLLGILGGTGLAVAGVVTGLMPLAGAGVGVGFTYATKLQFSRQGDRRLDHKAMAWEGLMGGGQGAAGAGLD; this is encoded by the exons ATGGATCGAACACAAGTAATTCCTGCCAA ATCACTTTCTCCTGGACACACAGTGATTCTCGTAATGGGCATTACTGGAGTGGGAAAGAGCACTTTTATTTCTAAGCTGACCGGCGATGATGTCGGTATCGGCCACGATTTGACGTCTT ATACCAAGGGCATTGGAATTTACAGCATGACCATATCCGATCGCGTAGTCTACCTGATAGACACTCCAGGATTCAACGATACCTGGCGATCCGACTTGGAGATCCTACAAGAAGTGGCTTACATTACGTCTACCATTTATCGTCGAGGGATGAACTTGGCCGGCGTTTTATATCTTCATCGTATCTCTGATAACAGGGTATCGGGCTCGGCCTTGAAGAACTTCAATCTGCTGGAAAAGATGTGTGGTCCTCATGCAGCTTCCCGAGTGTTTCTTATCACCACAATGTGGGATCTCACCCAGACAGGAAAGTTGAATCGCCGTGAAGCCGAGATGCGTGAGACTCGTCTTAGTTCAACTGAAGAGTTCTGGGGGAAGCTTTGTCGACAAGGCAGCCGGACAAAACGGTGGCAGGGCGATTGCGGAACGGCCTCATCAATTGTCAGCGAGCTACTACGATTGAATGATAAATCAGGATTCGTGGTACAAAGAATACAACAGGAACTTGTCGACGAAGGGAAAAGCCTAGCACAAACTGCCGCTGGCAAGGAGTTGTTGACTGAATATGAAATGACGGAAAGAAAGTGCAGCGATGAGTTTTCTTCCATTATTTATGGAGAAAGGGACGAATTCACATCAGACACTTCGCTTTCAGAGCTTCGTGGTCAAATCCAAGAGATGAAAGCAGCTCAACGACAGCTACGCGCTTCTCTGCGAAGTGCCTTTGTCGAGAGAGAAAAAGCATATTCCAAGGTCTTGAATCAAGTCCGTACCGAGCAGCAGCAACTAGCCCAGGAAGTAGAGAAAGGCCGACAAGAACAGAAACGCTTGAAAGCTGACACCGCAGCTAATGCCACCGTGCTTCAAGAGGATCGTCAGAGCTTCCAACTGCAGCGACGGCAGGTTGACTACGAAGAGAGAACAGGTCGTCTGTCACGAGCAAATGCAAACGCTAAACGCCAGAACATCGCAAAAGATGAAGCGGAAAGCAACGAATCCTATCAACAGTTGAACCTGGAGAACGAGGAGCAATTTATCGAAACCGAGGAAGCTGTGGAGAAAGTGAGGAAGCGAGATGTGCTGAAGCAAAACTTGTTTCCTCTTCTAGGTATACTTGGAGGGACTGGACTTGCAGTTGCTGGTGTGGTCACTGGCCTCATGCCTTTGGCTGGAGCTGGAGTAGGTGTTGGATTCACGTACGCTACTAAATTACAGTTCTCGCGGCAGGGGGACAGACGCCTAGATCACAAGGCTATGGCTTGGGAAGGTCTCATGGGAGGAGGTCAAGGAGCTGCAGGTGCAGGTCTAGATTAG
- a CDS encoding hypothetical protein (TransMembrane:2 (i319-339o351-371i)~BUSCO:25419at5125) codes for MNHALRRVTLRASRLQQSFAKHQLPAVYPYRCEAASLPFQRAFTTSRCFRQEAAAEQEDAARRDDLSEKARKRDTKKVTSGSSAQTLENDRPWHRADSGSEPDAPKDVPENKDMKKGRLLTTPTRLLKLILPMPFHPEQEHVNRPVNGEVDDAGETVEPLALLIHPHQPLSYLERLIQAEIPPVQYKGREKLPDIVFRAEADQEEQDGKKENKKKKNDNANVASYSGLGHEGPTNKEANWVRWSGSTEIGDFIRDAARGREFAINVEGFDKELRVAVPSFRDRTYYMRMTLRRMSRNIESMSKVKNECDALAHKGAHRLAQGGFAALAGWWGVVYYVTFHTQAGWDLVEPVTYLAGLTTVMGAYLWFLYISRDLSYKAAMKVTVSKRQAALYQERGFDQSRWDQLIHEANDLRKEIKIIASEYDVDWDEKKDLGGEEVKKVLEEEKQGRDGTKVTEGESDEGPGSSAENKKKQ; via the exons ATGAATCACGCTTTAAGGCGCGTAACCTTGAGAGCATCACGACTACAACAGTCATTTGCGAAACATCAATTACCAGCTGTGTATCCGTACCGTTGCGAAGCTGCTTCATTACCATTTCAACGTGCTTTTACCACATCGAGATGCTTCAGGCAAGAGGCTGCCGCGGAACAAGAAGATGCAGCTAGGAGGGACGACCTGAGCGAAAAGGCTCGCAAAAGAGATACGAAAAAGGTCACTTCAGGTTCCAGTGCTCAAACATTAGAGAATGATCGGCCATGGCACAGAGCAGACTCTGGGTCAGAGCCAGATGCGCCAAAGGATGTTCCTGAGAATAAGGACATGAAAAAGG GACGTCTTCTAACTACCCCAACCCGCCTACTGAAGCTCATTCTACCAATGCCCTTCCATCCCGAACAAGAACACGTCAATAGGCCAGTGAATGGCGAAGTGGACGACGCAGGCGAAACGGTCGAGCCACTGGCTCTTCTTATTCATCCCCATCAGCCACTTTCGTACCTCGAGCGATTGATCCAAGCCGAAATCCCTCCTGTTCAATACAAGGGCCGCGAAAAGCTTCCCGACATTGTTTTCCGAGCCGAAGCTGACCAAGAGGAACAAGACGGAAAGaaggaaaacaagaaaaagaaaaatgatAATGCCAATGTCGCATCATACTCTGGGCTCGGCCACGAAGGTCCTACTAATAAAGAGGCCAACTGGGTGCGATGGAGTGGTAGCACCGAGATCGGAGATTTTATCAGAGATGCTGCTCGTGGTCGCGAATTTGCAATCAACGTTGAAGGATTTGACAAAGAACTCCGAGTTGCCGTACCGAGTTTCAGAGACCGTACATACTATATGCGCATGACTTTGCGACGCATGTCACGCAATATCGAGTCCATGTCAAAGGTCAAGAACGAATGCGACGCGCTGGCTCACAAGGGAGCGCACCGTCTGGCACAAGGAGGTTTCGCGGCTCTGGCCGGATGGTGGGGAGTCGTTTACTACGTTACGTTTCACACCCAGGCGGGATGGGACTTGGTAGAGCCCGTCACCTACCTCGCTGGCCTGACGACTGTCATGGGTGCCTACCTTTGGTTCCTATACATCAGCCGTGATCTCAGCTACAAGGCCGCTATGAAGGTGACAGTATCCAAGCGACAGGCAGCACTGTACCAAGAGCGCGGCTTTGATCAGAGCAGATGGGATCAGCTTATCCACGAGGCCAACGATTTGCGAAAGGAGATCAAGATCATCGCGAGCGAGTACGATGTTGATtgggatgagaagaaggacctCGGAGGCGAGGAAGTCAAGAAGGTCCTCGAGGAAGAGAAGCAGGGTCGCGATGGTACCAAGGTGACCGAGGGTGAGAGCGATGAAGGCCCCGGatcatctgccgagaacaagaagaagcagtaA
- a CDS encoding hypothetical protein (BUSCO:45884at5125), with product MADKNDACPVDHKTRDAWLAQAREAEAAKAAAAAAKCPVDHTAQQQPKSWTQTFTSYLWSSPAPSSTPAHKPTSNGGLDTDRVVSTIPRTTSDASACPVDHEKEPARPKNHEMETGMDPSGNWVYPSEKMFFEAMKRKGYDARVADMKTVVPIHNAVNERAWKEIKEWEAPYLEGTTCGGPKLESFANKMDRMTPTARIKTMIGYTAPFDRHDWVIDRCGTRVDYVIDFYAGRPDGRGGPSFYLDVRPKLNTWEGVKMRAKRWAFLA from the exons ATGGCAGACAAAAACGACGCTTGTCCCGTTGACCACAAGACCCGCGACGCATGGCTTGCCCAAGCCCGTGAAGCCGAAGCCGCaaaggcagcagcagcagcagcaaaatGCCCCGTCGATCACACAGCACAGCAGCAGCCGAAATCATGGACTCAGACTTTTACCTCGTATCTATGGTCTTCACCTGCACCTTCATCTACACCCGCGCATAAACCCACGTCGAATGGTGGTCTTGATACAGATCGAGTTGTTTCTACGATTCCACGAACTACGAGCGACGCTTCGGCGTGTCCTGTCGATCACGAAAAAGAACCCGCGAGACCAAAGAACCATGAGATGGAAACTGGCATGGATCCCTCAGGAAACTGGGTATATCCTTCAGAAAAAATGTTCTTTGAGGCAATGAAGCGAAAGGGCTATGATGCGAGGGTAGCAGATATGAAGACCGTTGTGCCGATCCACAATGCTGTCAACGAAAGAGCTTGGAAGGAGATCAAGGAATGGGAAGCGCCATATCTCGAGGGTACAAC ATGTGGTGGTCCCAAGCTCGAATCTTTCGCCAACAAGATGGACCGCATGACCCCTACAGCTCGCATCAAGACCATGATCGGCTACACTGCCCCGTTTGACCGTCACGACTGGGTTATCGACCGCTGTGGAACAAGAGTTGACTACGTTATCGACTTTTACGCTGGACGACCTGATGGTAGAGGCGGACCAAGTTTCTATCTCGATGTGCGACCAAAATTGAATACGTGGGAGGGTGTCAAGATGCGAGCCAAGCGATGGGCTTTTCTAGCATGA
- a CDS encoding hypothetical protein (TransMembrane:2 (i215-232o238-257i)), whose amino-acid sequence MKELAENLGRGQPIEIAEYDKSGNHIRTWTHGPDNHVVLKAKARTSWFPSMHEAFMPVGYPHSVSSDYLNYQFFDSMQAFFSTITSLLANRALLQGLGVGDANSSATFAMLLTVLKDAISRVATIVFAHQFGLRIEPDAKRFRFLADLFNDTAFFMELYSPYLGPYGKIIALTTGEALRALCGVAAGASKAALSVHFAKHDNLAELNAKEASQETAVGLFGLAVGTLVVKYVEDHNTVVVLMIALVLAHLWMNYLGVRSVCMDNFNRQRATILFEEYLKTGTIMTPEEVAKRESILFWRPVARNREGKEVARIEMADSYKKATNSGRTIDVFTVNDGSTLFVGSEGSIKIMLWKDSTAVQAIDAWYTAVKIAWARDTKEKGSGLEPFLGKGGALEGDLLLEIVAKGWKLDSHALETCAPTRLCLGMETKKDE is encoded by the exons atgAAGGAGCTTGCAGAGAATCTTGGCCGCGGCCAACCGATTGAAATTGCAGAATATGACAAGTCCGGAAACCACATTCGAACATGGACTCACGGCCCTGACAATCAT GTCGTCTTGAAGGCCAAGGCTCGTACTTCTTGGTTTCCTTCTATGCACGAGGCTTTCATGCCCGTTGGATATCCGCATTCTGTTTCGAGCGATTACCTCAACTACCAGTTTTTCGATTCTATGCAAGCTTTCTTCTCGACCATTacctctcttcttgccaacAGAGCGTTGCTGCAAGGCCTCGGCGTCGGAGACGCTAATTCGTCTGCGACTTTTGCTATGCTACTCACCGTCCTCAAAGATGCTATTTCCCGTGTCGCAACTATTGTTTTTGCTCATCAGTTTGGCCTTCGCATAGAGCCCGACGCCAAGCGCTTCCGATTTCTCGCCGATCTCTTCAATGACACTGCTTTTTTCATGGAGCTGTACAGCCCCTACCTTGGTCCCTACGGGAAGATTATCGCACTCACCACCGGAGAAGCCCTTCGAGCCTTGTGTGGTGTCGCAGCAGGTGCGAGCAAAGCAGCTTTAAGTGTACATTTTGCCAAGCATGACAACCTTGCGGAACTCAACGCCAAAGAGGCCAGTCAGGAAACAGCCGTCGGTCTATTCGGTCTCGCTGTTGGAACTCTCGTCGTCAAGTATGTGGAAGATCACAATACCGTCGTGGTTCTCATGATTGCCCTCGTTCTCGCCCACTTGTGGATGAACTATCTCGGCGTTCGCAGTGTGTGCATGGACAACTTCAATCGACAGCGCGCGACTATCCTATTCGAGGAATACCTCAAGACTGGCACGATCATGACACCCGAAGAAGTCGCTAAGCGCGAGAGTATCCTGTTCTGGCGGCCCGTCGCTCGTAATCGAGAAGGCAAGGAAGTCGCGCGTATCGAAATGGCCGATAGTTATAAGAAGGCAACAAACAGCGGACGCACCATCGACGTGTTTACCGTCAACGACGGCAGCACCCTTTTTGTTGGGTCAGAAGGCAGTATCAAGATTATGCTTTGGAAGGATTCCACTGCTGTCCAAGCCATTGACGCCTGGTACACGGCTGTAAAGATCGCCTGGGCCAGGGACACGAAGGAAAAGGGAAGCGGTCTTGAGCCTTTTCTTGGAAAGGGAGGAGCTTTGGAAGGGGATCTTTTGCTAGAAATAGTTGCGAAAGGGTGGAAATTGGACTCGCACGCTCTTGAGACATGTGCGCCTACTCGTCTTTGTCTAGGCATGGAGACCAAGAAGGACGAATAA
- a CDS encoding hypothetical protein (BUSCO:33419at5125) — protein MSDTKVYRASTTAPVNIAVVKYWGKRDAKLNLPTNSSLSVTLSQDDLRTLTTASCSSTFTDGDSLTLNGESSDISGARTQACFRELRSRRAALEEADSSLPKLSTYPLKIVSENNFPTAAGLASSAAGFAALVQAIALLYELPDSPSDLSLIARQGSGSACRSLFGGYVAWRMGEKEDGSDSKADLVAPASHWPEMRALILVVSAAKKGVSSTSGMQQTVATSGLFKERITNVVPANMALMEEAIKNKDFPKFAEVTMRESNSFHATCADTYPPIFYMNDISRAAIRAVEYINEKVGRTVAAYTFDAGPNCVIYYEEKDADIVVGAFYQALQGVGGFKEGAASARSSIEFERTLASTLKEGVSRVISTGVGEGPVKTDEFLA, from the exons ATGTCTGACACAAAGGTCTACCGCGCCAGTACCACTGCGCCCGTCAACATCGCTGTTGTCAA ATACTGGGGCAAGCGCGACGCGAAGCTTAACCTCCCTACCAACAGCTCCCTCTCTGTCACCCTCTCGCAAGACGACCTTCGAACCCTTACAACTGCCTCATGCTCGAGCACCTTTACCGATGGCGACAGCCTCACTCTCAACGGAGAGTCCTCCGACATCTCTGGCGCCCGAACCCAGGCTTGCTTCCGTGAGCTTCGATCTCGCCGTGCCGCTCTCGAGGAAGCCGACTCTTCGCTTCCCAAGCTTTCCACCTACCCCCTGAAGATCGTCTCCGAGAACAACTTCCCCACTGCCGCCGGCCTTGCTTCTTCCGCTGCTGGTTTCGCCGCGCTGGTTCAGGCTATCGCCCTTCTCTACGAGCTTCCCGACTCGCCTTCAGACCTTTCCCTCATCGCCCGTCAAGGTTCCGGATCCGCTTGCCGAAGTCTCTTTGGCGGTTATGTTGCTTGGAGAATGGGCGAGAAGGAGGACGGTAGCGATTCCAAGGCTGACCTTGTCGCTCCCGCTTCGCACTGGCCTGAGATGCGAGCTCTGATCCTCGTTGTCAGCGCCGCCAAGAAGGGTGTTTCTTCTACTTCTGGTATGCAGCAGACCGTCGCTACCTCTGGTCTCTTCAAGGAGAGAATCACAAACGTTGTCCCCGCCAACATGGCCCTGATGGAGGAGGCCATTAAGAACAAGGACTTCCCCAAGTTTGCCGAGGTCACCATGCGCGAGTCTAACTCTTTCCACGCTACCTGCGCCGACACCTACCCTCCCATCTTCTACATGAACGACATCTCCCGCGCTGCCATCCGTGCTGTCGAGTACATCAACGAGAAGGTTGGCAGGACCGTCGCTGCATACACATTCGATGCCGGCCCCAACTGTGTCATCTACTACGAGGAGAAGGACGCTGACATTGTTGTTGGCGCTTTCTACCAGGCTCTCCAGGGTGTCGGTGGTTTCAAGGAGGGTGCTGCCAGCGCCAGGTCCAGCATTGAGTTCGAGAGGACTCTTGCTTCCACTCTGAAGGAGGGCGTGAGCCGAGTTATCTCTACTGGAGTTGGAGAGGGTCCCGTCAAGACCGACGAGTTCCTTGCTTAA
- a CDS encoding hypothetical protein (CAZy:AA7), producing MSSSISGLESLKCDYSISDDSTPKPSRWSDTRIDRPALVITPKTESDIQAAVRIAKDNKLTVLAAGGGHGTFVSVDSSTLYLDLKHFKTIDLNKEKANVRVGGGVVTGEVVKMLAKEGYYTPVPSSDAVGFVGCVLGGGNGVLSGMHGWMIDNVVSFRAITAKRNVVEVSSESEGEELALFNALCGAGHGLGVVTEVTVSVFPIAKLDMEDDKIWTRTLVFPAPAIDVAVKTFLDLRKPLPESHITLVFTRSPPGTPAAGVPIIVLGYTFFGPAEKAEKEAALLFQDDIVGRAVMSMTNLVPFANINTKYGVHNYHGGHKAIASCRLYKTNPEAIKNTFEKWTTATQQYPDAQQSPLIITASNTDKSVAAAGDNFIDSRDRPLVALAIVIAEKEETNRAFMGVLDGIVAELRKSDEGVGPRSFANNWKFETDANEMFTGEMFERLRVVKKAWDEESVFWSPYFK from the coding sequence ATGTCATCTTCAATATCGGGACTTGAGTCGCTCAAGTGCGACTACTCCATCTCTGACGACAGCACTCCGAAACCATCGCGGTGGTCGGATACACGAATTGATAGACCTGCTCTGGTAATCACCCCTAAAACAGAGAGTGATATCCAAGCAGCTGTTCGTATTGCCAAGGACAATAAACTCACTGTACTCGCTGCAGGAGGAGGACACGGGACGTTTGTCAGCGTGGACTCGTCGACGCTGTACTTGGATCTGAAGCACTTCAAGACCATCGATCTGAATAAAGAGAAAGCAAATGTTCGAGTTGGCGGTGGTGTTGTTACGGGTGAGGTGGTGAAGATGTTGGCGAAAGAGGGTTACTATACTCCCGTTCCAAGCTCTGATGCAGTCGGTTTCGTCGGATGTGTTCTTGGTGGTGGAAATGGTGTCCTCAGTGGTATGCACGGATGGATGATTGACAACGTCGTTTCTTTCCGAGCCATCACTGCCAAAAGAAATGTCGTGGAGGTCAGCTCGGAGTCGGAAGGTGAAGAGTTGGCGCTCTTCAATGCTCTTTGTGGTGCAGGGCACGGACTGGGTGTTGTCACCGAAGTGACCGTGTCAGTCTTCCCCATTGCGAAACTCGATATGGAGGATGATAAGATCTGGACCAGGACTCTTGTATTTCCTGCACCGGCTATTGATGTCGCTGTCAAGACATTTCTGGACTTACGCAAGCCTCTACCTGAGAGTCACATCACGTTGGTCTTTACGCGCAGTCCCCCAGGTACTCCAGCAGCTGGGGTTCCGATTATTGTTTTGGGATATACATTCTTTGGCCCAGCTGAAAAAGCAGAGAAAGAAGCAGCGCTGCTTTTTCAGGATGACATTGTTGGAAGAGCAGTGATGAGCATGACGAATTTGGTACCATTtgccaacatcaacaccaaataCGGTGTTCATAATTATCACGGCGGTCACAAAGCCATCGCGTCATGCCGTCTATACAAGACAAACCCGGAAGCTATAAAGAATACCTTCGAGAAGTGGACGACAGCAACACAACAGTATCCTGATGCTCAACAGAGTCCTCTCATCATAACCGCCTCCAACACCGACAAGAGTGTAGCCGCAGCGGGAGATAACTTTATCGACAGTCGCGACAGACCTCTAGTCGCGCTAGCAATTGTAATTGcggaaaaagaagaaacgaaTCGAGCATTTATGGGTGTTTTGGATGGTATTGTTGCCGAGTTGAGGAAGAGTGATGAAGGTGTTGGACCGAGAAGTTTTGCCAATAATTGGAAGTTTGAGACGGATGCAAATGAGATGTTTACTGGTGAAATGTTTGAGAGGTTAAGAGTTGTTAAGAAGGCTTGGGACGAGGAGAGTGTTTTTTGGTCACCCTATTTTAAGTGA
- a CDS encoding hypothetical protein (BUSCO:15836at5125): MAPQIIRLPDGQTFTVTPVFAGLGFKSHELNTHHNAFPVGWTVVLNTESECDTNEQGDSNTEGQDGEGGQNGVTPDSPKRQFHSFNKPTLQGDNLFISSIANPSSSEFKPAASPTRQIAMMLWITLYWYFHQPEPAPQISAQAAEKTPQVAKPRGEWKINIKRDGVLRGRNLIPKLERMGLITSGQSAVGTSLDDNGDDWSNMFVSKRMFWQLPGRLFLFSLQPNKSGLTYDSVPGSPIGSRPTSPLPLEPASPFHKTFQRHSPHSSINRIDHDLPGGPMPTSMSSPPSFPIGPFYSSSHLPTYYPPPPLQYIFTNNIRHPMRPKPPRMGEVFYTRFVPSVDQYLSFRVASMSPNPVPYLGPVGPKPPEQSHLTTMSDVSLIQMWMKKPRVSAFWGEYDDKFLANVLNQPNSFPVIGLWDGVPFGYFEVYWVKEDILGQHIGGEAADWDRGLHVFIGEEWARGRVPIWLTGLVHWCFTSDYRTMSVCLEPRVDNARFLQGLERAGFSRERQVSFPHKQSWLVRMRREQWEGPTL, translated from the exons ATGGCACCCCAAATTATTCGATTGCCCGACGGTCAGACCTTTACCGTTACACCCGTCTTTGCTGGTCTCGGTTTCAAGAGCCACGAGCTCAATACGCATCACAATGCTTTTCCCGTTGGATGGACCGTGGTCCTGAATACAGAATCCGAATGCGATACCAACGAACAAGGCGATAGTAACACTGAGGGACAGGATGGAGAAGGAGGGCAAAATGGTGTCACTCCCGATAGCCCGAAGCGACAGTTCCACTCGTTCAACAAACCGACACTACAAGGCGACAACCTCTTCATCTCGTCTATCGCGAACCCTTCCAGCTCCGAGTTCAAACCCGCCGCGAGCCCCACACGGCAGATAGCTATGATGCTATGGATCACGCTCTACTGGTACTTCCATCAACCTGAACCTGCGCCTCAGATATCCGCGCAAGCAGCAGAGAAGACGCCCCAGGTCGCCAAGCCGCGGGGTGAATGGAAGATCAATATCAAGAGGGATGGCGTATTGCGAGGGCGCAATCTGATCCCCAAGCTTGAGCGCATGGGGCTCATCACCTCAGGACAAAGCGCCGTTGGGACGAGCCTGGATGACAATGGAGACGATTGGTCCAATATGTTTGTTTCGAAGCGCATGTTCTGGCAACTCCCTGGACGTCTGTTCTTGTTTTCTCTTCAGCCGAATAAATCGGGTTTGACGTACGATTCGGTTCCTGGATCACCAATTGGCAGTCGCCCAACCTCGCCTTTGCCATTGGAACCAGCGTCGCCTTTCCATAAGACATTTCAACGCCATTCACCGCATTCATCGATCAATCGAATTGACCATGATCTTCCTGGTGGTCCTATGCCAACTTCCATGTCATCACCACCCAGTTTTCCCATCGGTCCTTTCTATTCTAGCTCACATCTCCCGACTTACTACCCTCCACCGCCTCTTCAATACATCTTTACGAATAATATCCGCCATCCAATGAGACCGAAGCCGCCGAGAATGGGTGAAGTGTTCTACACCAGATTTGTTCCCAGTGTTGACCAGTATCTCTCATTCCGAGTCGCTTCCATGTCGCCAAATCCAGTGCCTTACCTCGGCCCTGTTGGACCAAAACCACCAGAGCAGTCTCATCTGACCACCATGAGCGATGTGTCTTTAATACAGATGTGGATGAAGAAGCCTCGTGTGAGCGCCTTTTGGGGCGAGTACGACGACAAGTTCCTCGCCAATGTCCTCAACCAACCAAACTCTTTCCCTGTTATCGGACTATGGGATGGAGTGCCATTTGGATACTTTGAGGTTTACTGGGTAAAGGAGGACATTCTTGGTCAGCATATCGGTGGTGAAGCAGCGGATTGGGACAGAGGTCTTCATGTGTTTATCGGAGAAGAGTGGGCAAGAGGACGTGTTCCAATCTGGTTGACAGGATTGGTTCACTGGTGCTTTACATCGGATTATCGAACAATGAGTGTGTGCCTTGAACCGAGAGTAGACAATGCAAG GTTCTTGCAAGGACTTGAACGTGCGGGCTTTTCGCGCGAGAGGCAGGTTTCGTTTCCCCATAAACAATCTTGGCTTGTGCGAATGCGTCGCGAACAATGGGAGGGACCAACGCTATAG